The nucleotide window AGGAGAACCCAGATCCCGGTaagtgctcagtcctgtccgactcttttgtggccccatggactgcagtccagcaggagcctctgtccatggacttttccaggcaaaaatactggggtgggttgccatttcctcctcccaggcatcctcctggcccagggatggaacctgcatctcctgcattggcaggcgattcttgaccactgagccacccgggaagctggAGAATCTTGACCTGGACCCAAAGTGAGCTCCTGAATGAGCCTGATGGCCGGAGGGCCTGGCCTTGCGAGCAAAACCAGTCACGGAAGCAGACAACGAAGTTGCCCCTGTCATTCCTGAGGAGACTCGGCCAGACTGTGGATCCTCCGGTTGAAattctgcctgttgagaaaccaaGGTGACTACACAACCGTTAGTTACTGGCAGGCGCTCCAGCTCTACTGAGCCTGTCTCTCGCTGAGCATCTGCACGCTTGAGATTTCCAGCTCCCGCGGGGTGTGTGTCTACGTTTGACAGGACTCTGCCTGTCGGAGCCAGAGCGGTCCAAGCCGCCACTGACCgaaggctggggaggaggggctggagcgGCAGCCCCtcggggtggggctggaggggggGGTGGTCTGGGGGAAAGGGGTGGGGCGCCGGGTGCCCCCGCCCATCGGCCCCGCCCAGACCCCTCCTatccaggccccgccccctcggGCCCCCGCCCAcaccgccccctccctccccgcgGCGCATTGTGGGATCCGGCGGCCGGCTGCGCGGCGGGCTCCGCGGTTCTCGTCATGGGGCTGCAGCCGGTAAGACCCTTGCTCCGTACCCCGCGCCGGGGGACTCCGCCCCCTCTGGGACCCGGCACTCAGGttgtttatttacaaaaacagatagTCGCCGCCGGCCCCGCCCAGTAGGGCTTCACGTCCTCCCCGGATGCCGGGGTCCCGGGGCCGCACGCTTGGGTCGGGGGCCCCACCCAGGCTGCCCCCGGGCCTCGGCTGGCCCCTGGGCCGGAGTCCGGGCTAGCCCTCCTGGGGCGCAGGTCGCCGGGGCCCGCCCCCTTCCGCTCCCTGGGCTCTTCCCCAGCGCGGCGGTCACTGCCCCCTCTGCCTGCAGAGCCCGGTCCTGCTGGCCTCCCTGGGCGTGGGGCTGCTGACGCTGCTCGGCGTGGCTCTGGGCGCCTACCTGGTGCGGAGGTCCCGCCGGCCGCCGGTCACGCTCCTGGACCCCAATGAGAAGTACCAGCTGCGACTGCTAGACAAGACGGTGAGTTGTGGAGTAGGGGCGGGGCCGGAGCTCCGCTAGACTGTGGCTGGGGTGCTCGGGAGCCTTGGCCGCATCAGACCTGCCTGGTGAGACGCTTGTCATCTGTCCTCCAGACCGTGAACCACAACACCAAGCGGTTCCGCTTTGCCCTGCCGACGGCTCACCACGTTCTGGGGCTGCCTGTGGGTAAGAAGGGTGGCGTGGGCTCCTTTCCCTGGTGTCTTGACAGGGTGGCTCCcctcctggggtctcctgcaccacACTCCTGCCTTCCGGTGCCTTTGCACTGTGTCCCCCTTTCCCCACCAGGCTGTGAGGTGCCCTGGGCCACTCTGGGAGTGGCTTCGGTGCCCCCAGACATCTTCAGCACTCAACACTCCCCCCTCCTTCCTGCAGGATTTGAGCAAATACTGCTCCTGAGAAAACTCTGCCCTTCTCCCCATTGCCCAGACCCTCAGCTCTCCACTAAGGTCCTGGCAGTCGCTGATAAGAGTTTCTGCAGAGGGCAGCTTTTGAAGGGTCCAGCTAGGGCCTCAAAGGGTTGAATCCTCCCTGCCTGGTAGCTCACGGGGACCCCAGTAGGGAGCAAGATGCTTTTCTCGTCTCAGACCTCCCAGAGTGTTTTGAAAGGCAGCCCGAGTGCAGCCGGTCCACATGTAGCTCTGCACGTGGTCCCCAGGCAAACATGTCTACCTCTCTGCCCGGATCGATGGCAGCCTGGTCATCAGGCCGTACACTCCCGTCACCAGCGATGAGGACCAGGGCTACGTGGATCTTGTCATCAAGGTAAGAGGGTCAGAAGGAGCCCCCGGGGCCCTTGTCCTCCTCCCTCTGAGCTTTGTAGAAACTTCCAAGATGTGTTGGATAGGAGGCGGTGCATGTCCTTTGTGAACGTGAAGACAGAGCCCTGGTGTCATCCCTGCCCAGCTTCAGGAAGGTTCTGTCACCTGGGCACTCAGAAGCCAGGGACATTCAAATAAAGTTCTTTCCGTTCTGTCTTATCAGGTCTATCTGAAGGGTGTGCACCCCAAATTCCCTGAGGGAGGGAAGATGTCTCAGTACCTGGATAGCCTGAAGATTGGGGACGTGGTGGAGTTTCGGGGGCCAAGCGGGCTGCTTACTTATGCCGGAAAAGGTAACGGCCCACCCCCACGACTCTGGTGCCTGCGGACCTCTCTGCGGAGTGTggctctgtgtgtgcgtgcacatggGTGAGGCCTGCCTGCCCCGCCTGTGAACACAGCCCTGGTGTTAGACAAAGGCGTCTTCCGCAGCCCCGTGGCCCGATATCAGTTCCGCATCCGCACAGTTCAACAGCCATGACAGCCGTGGGGATGACTGACAGGCGCGCGCAGCTCCTGCTCTGCCTCAGAGACTCACCCCAGGCCAAGCTGCAGAGAGCCAGGGATGACAACGGCGTTCGCCCTTCCCATGGGAACAGCGGGTGCATTAGGCAGCCTGGGTGCTGCTCTGGGCCACTGGGGAGGTAGAGTCACACCTGGCCCCGTGCCTGTCACCCTCGCAGGGAGTGACCCTCTGCAGGAGGCAGCTAATGACTCACTGTTGCTCATCATGTGGGACAGACAGGCCTGGCCTGATTGTCCTGCAAGCGCCTCGTTGTCAGGGCTGGCCCAGCACCCCGCCCCAGGATCGGGTTCCACAGCAGCTGCTGAGCTGGCCTGGGCCGTGTTTTCGACTCTGCATTTGTTTTCTTACTTCGCTGAATTGACTTTGTTCTTTCTCGCATCTCTTCACTCAACCTCTCAGGGAAGTTTAACATCCAGCCCAACAAAAAGGCTCCACCAGAAGCGCGCGTGGCCAGGAACCTGGGAATGATTGCCGGAGGCACAGGTGCTGGCCCCAgggctgccccctccctccctccattgtGACCGTGGCTGTGACAGCTCCGGGTGCCCCTCAGAAGATTTGGTAATCATGGCCAAACTGGGGGGTCCCCAGCAATGCCTAGAGCTCCCCGGGTGctgcaaaacaaaatcacaatcaGGTAGAAGCCCCccgaaaatttatttttaactcacaGTATGAGAGAAAGATCAGGTGGGCTCTCCCAAGACCTCAAATTGAATGAATCTAATAAATTTTGGGTAAGAACAAAGAAGCAGCTAGGAATAGGACAGTGGAGAGAAGGAAAACTAGCACTGGACATTTGcctgtgtcagacactgtgctgGGCTCTTTATATGTATCTGTGATGTAGGTATGAGCCTTCCCTTTTTAGGGATGACAAAacggaggttcagagaggttgaatGCTGTCTGCATGGCTGGAGGCAGGGTCAGTGAGCAGCTCTGCCCAGCTCCAAAGCTCAGGTACTTAACCTGCAAGTCCAGGGCTCTAGGACCCTCATCACGGAGTCGGTAGGTGCTTAAAGTCATCTGGGATATCACAAGCCCTACCCTCCAGTGGACTTCAGGGGATTCCTGGATTGGTTCTTTAGAAGGATTTCAACaacatgagggcttcccttgtggctcagctggtaaagaatccgcctgcaatgcgggagacctgggttcaatccctgggttgggaagatctccttggagaagggaaaggctacccactccagtattctggcctggagaattccgtggactatagcccattagGTCgaaaagaatgggacatgactgagcgactttcactttgagtATTTTTTTCAACAACATGAACTTATGTGAACACTAAGCACCTGATCCCAAGTCACCTACCAGATAGGAAATTTAGTGAGTCTGGGATAAAGGGCACATCTGTCCAGAAATGTCGGTGCTGTGAAGTCACAGGAGAAGCACAGAATATTAGGACATGAAGGAAAGCAGAGTTAAGGACTGAGTAGAATTAAGCTGATCGAGTCGGGCAGCTCACAGGCAGGGATGGGAAGTGGGCCTCGCGTCTCACTGTGGGGCGTCTGTGTGCAGGAATCACTCCAATGCTGCAGCTGATCCGGGCCATCCTGAAAGACCCAGAAGATCCCACCCAGTGCTTTCTGCTGTTTGCCAACCAGGTTGCTTCGCTTTTCTCAGTCCTGGGATTTCATGGTTACTGTGTGGGGTGGGTGGTCCCGATGGGTACACTGGCCCAGCCTCTGCCCAGGGCCCTGGTGCAGTAGAGGGTCCTCCCTACAGTAAGCAGGACAGAGCATTGAGCCAGATTCCTCccctgagaaaagagaaagaggaaacattTGCAGAGTGTAGAGACTGGCTCCTTGAGTTTCCTGTTACACAGTCCatcttcattccttttattgTGTCAATAAAGGCTCCTTCCCTCGCCTTCCCTTCATCCTAACTCCCTCAAAGCCTTGCTTATACCCTTGAACTTCtgcttgctttttctttcctggtCAGAAAGTTGTTATAGCAGAGAATTTTTTATGTTTCGGAATCTGAGAAGTTTCCTAAAGACTGTTTCTCCTCTTCATTTCAGACTGAAAAGGACATCATCTTACGAGAGGACTTGGAGGAGCTGCAGGCCCGACACCCCGGCCGCTTTAAGCTCTGGTTCACCCTGGATCACCCCCCAGAAGGTACCTTCCCACTGCTGGATGTCTAGATCAGGGTTCCCCCTGCCGTGGGTTCTGGTCTCAGTGAAACCCCCTGATGCTGCCAGCCTCCGAGTGCACGGACACAGTGCTCCCCTGGACCCTTCCCTGCTGTTCCT belongs to Bos javanicus breed banteng chromosome 16, ARS-OSU_banteng_1.0, whole genome shotgun sequence and includes:
- the LOC133227337 gene encoding NADH-cytochrome b5 reductase 1 isoform X1, which codes for MGLQPVRPLLRTPRRGTPPPLGPGTQSPVLLASLGVGLLTLLGVALGAYLVRRSRRPPVTLLDPNEKYQLRLLDKTTVNHNTKRFRFALPTAHHVLGLPVGKHVYLSARIDGSLVIRPYTPVTSDEDQGYVDLVIKVYLKGVHPKFPEGGKMSQYLDSLKIGDVVEFRGPSGLLTYAGKGKFNIQPNKKAPPEARVARNLGMIAGGTGITPMLQLIRAILKDPEDPTQCFLLFANQTEKDIILREDLEELQARHPGRFKLWFTLDHPPEGWAYSKGFVSADMIREHLPAPGEDVLLLLCGPPPMVQLACHPSLDKLGYSPKMRFTY
- the LOC133227337 gene encoding NADH-cytochrome b5 reductase 1 isoform X2, which gives rise to MGLQPSPVLLASLGVGLLTLLGVALGAYLVRRSRRPPVTLLDPNEKYQLRLLDKTTVNHNTKRFRFALPTAHHVLGLPVGKHVYLSARIDGSLVIRPYTPVTSDEDQGYVDLVIKVYLKGVHPKFPEGGKMSQYLDSLKIGDVVEFRGPSGLLTYAGKGKFNIQPNKKAPPEARVARNLGMIAGGTGITPMLQLIRAILKDPEDPTQCFLLFANQTEKDIILREDLEELQARHPGRFKLWFTLDHPPEGWAYSKGFVSADMIREHLPAPGEDVLLLLCGPPPMVQLACHPSLDKLGYSPKMRFTY